The Chaetodon trifascialis isolate fChaTrf1 chromosome 17, fChaTrf1.hap1, whole genome shotgun sequence genome has a segment encoding these proteins:
- the wasf2 gene encoding actin-binding protein WASF2, which yields MPLVTRNIEPRHLCRQTIPSNIRSELECVTNISLANIIRQLGSLSKYAEDVFGELFVQAGAFAIRVNTLGERVDRLQVKVTQLDPKEEEVSLQAITTRKAFRSSLTQDQQLFTRPSLPVPVQETYVTCSPPPPLNQLSQYRDDGREALKFYTDPSYFFDLWKEKMLQDTKDIMKEKRKHRKEKKDHLNQRTLNPRKIKTRKEEWERRKMGEEFVVPKNDLMNSSEGLNGSIGSGDGFNSEGLEQSTGSYAYDPGSPLPQPCSDDFLPPPPPDMAYNDGQYGAPAQKRVSVLSPNHPPPAPPMASPPPNSRPNLAPPPAPPPPPPPSGFGVPPPPPGFDTPPSPPPLSSTPSAYPSPPAPPPPPTMSAVSPPPPPPVPASGGPPPPPPPPPPPGPPPSSFDNPAPPPPSGGGGGAPSSAPKPQPEPASDARSDLLQAIRQGFNLRKVEAQREQEKRDHFGNDVAAILSRRIAVECSDSEDDSSEFDDDEWSD from the exons ATGCCTCTGGTTACGAGGAACATAGAGCCACGGCACTTGTGTCGTCAAACCATCCCGTCCAACATCCGCAGTGAGCTGGAATGTGTCACGAATATCAGCCTGGCCAACATCATCCGCCAGCTCGGCAGCCTCA gTAAATATGCGGAGGATGTGTTTGGGGAGCTTTTTGTCCAGGCTGGAGCATTTGCAATCAGAGTCAATACTCTGGGAGAAAGAGTGGATCGTCTGCAGGTTAAAGTCACCCAGCTGGACCCtaaagaagaggagg TCTCTCTGCAGGCCATCACTACCCGTAAGGCCTTCCGTAGCAGTCTGACCCAGGACCAGCAGCTGTTCACCAGGCCGTCTCTGCCTGTGCCCGTACAGGAGACCTACGTGACCTGTAGTCCGCCCCCGCCACTCAACCAGCTCAGCCAGTACAG GGATGATGGCAGGGAGGCTCTCAAGTTTTACACTGATCCCTCCTACTTCTTTGACCTGTGGAAGGAGAAGATGCTGCAGGACACCAAGGACATCATGAAGGAGAAGCGCAAGCACAGA aaggagaagaaagaccaTCTGAACCAACGGACGCTCAATCCTAGAAAGATCAAGACCAGGAAGGAGGAGTGGGAACGCCGTAAGATGGGGGAGGAGTTCGTGGTGCCAAAGAATGATTTGAT GAATTCTTCTGAAGGTCTGAATGGCAGTATTGGATCTGGAGATGGCTTCAATTCTGAAGGCCTCGAGCAAAGTACCGGCTCCTACGCTTATGACCCTGGTTCCCCTCTCCCTCAGCCTTGCTCCGATGACTtcctgcctcctccacctccagacaTGGC gtATAACGATGGACAGTACGGAGCACCGGCCCAGAAGCGTGTCAGCGTGCTGAGTCCAAACCAtccacctcctgctcccccCATGGCCTCTCCTCCGCCCAACTCTCGCCCCAACCTCGCCCCTCCCCCtgcacctcctccccctcctccaccctctggCTTTGGGGttcccccacctccacctggcTTCGATACCCCACCCTCTCCCCCTCCgctctcctccactccctctgCCTATCCCTCCCCacctgctccccctcctccacccactatgtctgctgtttctcctcctcctccaccacctgtGCCTGCAAGTGGtggtccacctcctcctcctcctcccccacctccccctggTCCACCTCCTTCATCCTTTGACAAccctgctccccctcctccctctggtggtggtggtggggcaCCCAGCTCTGCTCCCAAACCTCAGCCAGAGCCTGCTAGTGACGCTCGCAGCGACCTGCTGCAGGCCATCAGACAAG GATTCAACCTGCGTAAGGTGGAAGCACAGCGCGAGCAGGAGAAGAGGGATCACTTTGGCAATGATGTGGCCGCCATCCTGTCCCGTCGTATCGCTGTAGAGTGCAGCGATAGCGAGGATGACTCTTCAGAGTTTGATGATGACGAGTGGTCTGATTGA